In Dolichospermum flos-aquae CCAP 1403/13F, the following proteins share a genomic window:
- a CDS encoding DUF4347 domain-containing protein, which translates to MFSNSSLSQTATTIVFIDSSLSDYQTLQTAVVEGVETVILSPNQDGIEEITEFL; encoded by the coding sequence ATGTTTAGCAACTCTTCCCTCAGTCAAACCGCGACAACTATTGTTTTTATTGATTCTTCCCTTTCCGACTATCAGACCCTACAAACAGCAGTTGTAGAGGGTGTAGAAACGGTGATTCTTTCCCCAAATCAAGACGGGATTGAGGAAATTACGGAATTTTTATAA
- a CDS encoding cadherin domain-containing protein, whose product MTIHPYLFSNVLPATVEDYIWQNITSSISTFAYRSDFLSQMRLTFDTKFAESSALKLAAAWKSGNLTGFPAIQILTSSELQTANGAYSATTGKIYLSQSFLSQNQSQPQKIVDVILEEYGHYVDTVLNTVDSLGDEGAIFSALVQGKSLDNPTLQALQAENDHATITVNGQSIPVELSAPGTAWTKLLGTSSYDQANALTTGSDGAIYVSGNTGGNLDGQTNSGGYDAFITKYNADGSKAWTKLLGTSNYENATDLTTGSDGAIYLSGYTEGNLDGQTNNGGRDAFITKYNADGSKAWTKLLGTSGEDGADAVTTGSDGAIYVSGYTQGNLDGLTNSSIWDAFITKYNTDGSKAWTQLLGSSNYDFAYALTTGSDGAIYVSGITSGNLDGQTNSGGRDAFITKYNADGSKAWTKLLGTSSYEIATDLTTGSDGAIYVSGYTGGNLDGQTNSGGRDAFITKYNADGSKAWTRLLGTSGEDQAHALTTGSDGAIYVSGTTQGNLDGQTNSGGYDTFITKYNSDGSKAWTKLLGTSNYDGANALTTGSDGAIYVSGSTEGNLDGQTNSGGSDAFITKLVENQAPTNLTLSNSTVAENQVIATVVGNLSSTDPDAGNTFTYSLVTGTGATDNSLFSITNNQLTTNAVFDYETKNSYSIRVKTTDQGGLSFEKQLTIGVSNVNETPTNLTLSNSTVAENQPIATVIGNFTTTDPDTGNTFTYSLVTGTGATDNSLFSITNNQLKTNSVFDYETQNSYSVRVKTTDQGGLSYEKELTIGVNDLNEITGNPSINNGRTPIVGTAGSDWITGGPGAKTITGGAGNDFFVFTDLRDVGQRITDFTVGTDKIVLTQLISSINYIGIDPIADQYMRFVAGTGSNTGSTFLQIDRDGISGSAIFKNFLQVDNITTTQLNNLNNFVF is encoded by the coding sequence ATGACTATTCATCCTTACCTGTTTAGTAATGTTTTGCCAGCTACCGTTGAAGATTATATTTGGCAAAATATTACATCTTCCATTAGTACATTTGCATATCGTTCTGATTTTCTTAGCCAAATGCGGTTGACATTTGACACAAAATTTGCAGAGTCTTCAGCCTTAAAATTAGCCGCTGCTTGGAAATCAGGAAATTTAACCGGATTTCCAGCCATTCAAATTCTTACCAGTTCCGAATTACAAACAGCTAATGGGGCTTATTCCGCAACCACAGGGAAAATATATCTTTCCCAGTCATTTTTAAGCCAAAATCAGTCCCAACCCCAAAAAATTGTTGATGTCATTCTCGAAGAATACGGACATTATGTTGATACTGTATTAAATACAGTAGACAGCCTCGGAGATGAAGGGGCGATTTTTTCCGCTTTAGTCCAGGGTAAAAGTCTGGATAATCCAACTTTACAGGCTTTACAAGCAGAGAATGATCACGCCACAATTACAGTCAACGGGCAAAGTATCCCAGTAGAACTATCAGCACCAGGGACAGCCTGGACAAAGCTCCTGGGAACCAGCAGTTACGACCAAGCCAATGCCCTAACCACAGGCAGCGACGGTGCTATCTATGTCAGTGGTAATACTGGTGGCAACCTGGATGGACAGACCAATAGCGGTGGTTATGATGCCTTTATCACCAAGTACAATGCCGATGGCAGCAAAGCCTGGACTAAGCTCCTGGGAACCAGCAATTACGAAAATGCCACAGACCTAACCACAGGCAGCGACGGTGCTATCTATCTCAGTGGTTATACTGAAGGCAACCTGGATGGACAGACCAATAACGGTGGACGTGATGCCTTTATCACCAAGTACAATGCCGATGGCAGCAAAGCCTGGACAAAGCTCCTGGGAACCAGCGGTGAGGACGGTGCCGATGCCGTAACCACAGGCAGCGACGGTGCTATCTATGTCAGTGGTTATACTCAAGGCAACCTGGATGGACTGACCAATAGCAGTATCTGGGATGCCTTTATTACCAAGTACAATACCGATGGCAGCAAAGCCTGGACACAACTCCTGGGAAGCAGCAATTACGACTTTGCCTATGCCCTAACCACAGGCAGCGACGGTGCTATCTATGTCAGTGGTATTACTAGTGGCAACCTGGATGGACAGACCAATAGCGGTGGACGTGATGCCTTTATCACCAAGTACAATGCCGATGGCAGCAAAGCCTGGACAAAGCTCCTGGGAACCAGCAGTTACGAGATTGCCACAGACCTAACCACAGGGAGCGACGGTGCAATTTATGTCAGTGGTTATACTGGTGGCAACCTGGATGGACAGACCAATAGCGGTGGACGTGATGCCTTTATCACCAAGTACAATGCCGATGGCAGCAAAGCCTGGACAAGGCTCCTGGGAACCAGCGGTGAGGACCAAGCCCATGCCCTAACCACAGGCAGCGACGGGGCTATCTATGTCAGTGGTACTACTCAAGGCAACCTGGATGGACAGACCAATAGCGGTGGTTATGATACCTTTATCACCAAGTACAATAGCGATGGCAGCAAAGCCTGGACAAAGCTCCTGGGAACCAGCAATTACGACGGAGCCAATGCCCTAACCACAGGCAGCGACGGGGCTATCTATGTCAGTGGTTCTACTGAAGGCAACCTGGATGGACAGACCAATAGCGGTGGAAGTGATGCCTTTATCACCAAGTTAGTTGAGAACCAAGCACCAACAAATCTAACTCTCAGCAACAGCACAGTTGCCGAAAATCAAGTTATTGCTACAGTCGTTGGTAATCTCAGTAGCACAGACCCAGATGCAGGAAACACCTTTACCTATAGTTTAGTTACAGGAACAGGTGCAACTGATAATAGTTTATTTTCCATTACCAATAATCAACTCACAACCAATGCTGTATTTGACTACGAAACCAAAAACAGTTACAGCATTCGCGTCAAAACCACAGACCAAGGTGGGTTATCCTTTGAAAAACAGTTAACTATTGGAGTCAGCAACGTTAACGAAACTCCTACCAACTTAACTCTTTCTAATAGCACAGTTGCCGAAAATCAACCCATTGCTACAGTAATTGGTAATTTTACCACGACAGACCCAGATACAGGAAACACCTTCACCTATAGCTTAGTTACAGGAACAGGTGCAACTGATAATAGTTTATTTTCCATTACCAATAATCAACTCAAAACCAACTCTGTCTTTGACTACGAAACCCAAAACAGTTACAGCGTTCGCGTCAAAACCACAGACCAAGGGGGGTTAAGTTATGAAAAAGAATTAACCATTGGTGTCAATGATCTCAATGAAATTACTGGTAATCCCTCAATTAACAATGGTCGTACCCCAATTGTAGGAACTGCTGGTTCTGACTGGATAACAGGAGGTCCAGGGGCAAAAACCATTACTGGAGGTGCTGGTAATGATTTCTTCGTGTTTACTGATCTCCGAGATGTGGGACAACGGATTACGGATTTTACTGTAGGAACAGACAAAATTGTCCTTACTCAATTGATTAGTAGTATTAATTACATTGGTATTGATCCTATTGCGGATCAATACATGAGATTTGTAGCCGGAACAGGTAGCAATACTGGTAGTACCTTTCTGCAAATTGATCGGGATGGGATTTCAGGTAGTGCGATATTTAAGAACTTCCTTCAGGTTGATAACATCACTACCACCCAGTTAAATAACCTCAACAATTTTGTTTTCTAA
- a CDS encoding IS1634 family transposase, translating into MEIQNIDHLGIVAGIIDSIGIVEIINELIGVEKDEKVNAGQVVKAMIINGLGFVSKPLYMFPKYFETIACEHLIGAGVKPEYLNDDKLGRVMDKLFIKGLDTIFFIIALKAAQKFGVSLSTSHLDSSSMHVHGQYNTSLPFVIFESQKVGNNQELEELAVKSPKEITITYGYSRDHRPDLKQFIIEMICSGDGDIPIFLKLASGNQADSSCFGKIAVEYQKQLEVNSLMVADAALYTESNLKMMSELRWLCRVPLSIKAAKSLISTLAESEFIDSTIPGYKLASKIQNYAGIEQRWLVVQSQERKESDLHKLTQKITKAESKAVQDLKKLSQERFACVADAIKALSKLSKQFKYHQIHESTVTQVKSNKKDTSGEISYQISATVSQDESKINTELLSAGRFIIATNVLDSKELSNDSMLREYKAQQSCERGFGFLKDPLFFADSIFLKSPERIESLGMIMGLCLLVYTLAQRHIRNALLESKSTIKNQLGKATNRPTLRWIFQCFQCIHLVTLNQEKHISNWNKDRDFILSLLPDDCLRYYQLVS; encoded by the coding sequence ATGGAAATTCAGAACATAGACCATCTAGGGATAGTAGCAGGAATCATAGATTCAATCGGAATAGTAGAAATAATAAATGAATTAATAGGAGTCGAAAAAGACGAAAAAGTAAATGCAGGTCAAGTGGTAAAAGCCATGATAATAAACGGGTTAGGATTTGTCTCCAAACCGTTATATATGTTTCCCAAATATTTTGAAACAATAGCCTGTGAGCATTTAATAGGAGCAGGAGTAAAACCAGAATATCTCAACGACGATAAATTGGGGAGAGTCATGGATAAACTGTTTATAAAAGGCTTAGATACAATCTTTTTTATCATAGCCTTAAAAGCTGCTCAAAAATTTGGAGTATCACTATCAACATCACATCTAGACTCATCATCAATGCACGTGCATGGGCAGTATAACACTAGCTTACCATTCGTAATATTTGAGAGTCAAAAAGTAGGAAATAACCAAGAATTAGAAGAATTAGCAGTAAAATCACCAAAAGAAATAACCATCACCTACGGTTATTCTCGTGACCATCGTCCAGACTTAAAACAGTTTATCATAGAAATGATATGTTCAGGAGATGGAGACATACCAATATTTTTAAAACTAGCATCGGGAAACCAAGCTGACTCATCATGTTTTGGTAAAATAGCAGTAGAATATCAAAAACAATTAGAAGTTAATAGTCTCATGGTTGCTGACGCTGCTTTATATACAGAATCAAACCTGAAAATGATGTCAGAATTACGTTGGTTATGTCGAGTACCATTAAGCATAAAAGCAGCAAAATCATTAATATCAACATTAGCAGAATCAGAATTTATTGATAGTACAATACCAGGATATAAATTAGCATCAAAAATCCAAAATTATGCAGGGATAGAACAAAGATGGTTAGTAGTGCAAAGTCAAGAAAGAAAAGAATCAGACCTGCATAAGCTCACACAAAAAATTACCAAAGCAGAATCAAAAGCTGTGCAAGATTTGAAAAAGTTATCACAAGAGAGATTTGCATGTGTTGCAGATGCTATCAAGGCATTATCAAAATTATCAAAACAATTCAAATATCATCAAATTCACGAAAGTACGGTGACTCAAGTAAAATCTAATAAAAAAGATACTTCAGGAGAAATATCCTATCAAATATCAGCTACAGTCTCCCAGGATGAAAGTAAAATTAATACAGAATTGCTGAGTGCGGGACGTTTTATTATTGCGACAAATGTTTTAGATTCAAAGGAACTAAGCAATGATTCTATGCTCAGGGAATATAAAGCTCAACAATCATGTGAAAGAGGGTTTGGTTTTCTCAAAGACCCATTATTTTTTGCCGACAGTATTTTCCTCAAAAGTCCTGAGAGAATAGAGTCTTTGGGAATGATTATGGGTTTATGTCTACTGGTTTATACTTTGGCTCAACGTCATATTAGAAATGCTCTTTTGGAGTCTAAATCAACAATTAAAAATCAATTAGGCAAAGCAACTAATCGTCCTACTTTACGCTGGATTTTTCAATGCTTTCAGTGTATTCATTTGGTTACACTCAATCAGGAGAAACATATTTCTAATTGGAATAAGGACAGAGATTTTATCTTGAGTCTTTTACCAGATGATTGTTTACGTTACTATCAATTAGTCAGCTAA
- a CDS encoding CAAD domain-containing protein: protein MQEPEFKETQSKETTIPEINTQTGNLTKLQPPMQPQEEWLKYGQQISGFLGTLPDYVGKFFGQYQQPIVSIGLVVTAVVTVKVLLAVLDALNDVPLVAPTFELIGIGYSVWFVYRYLLKASSRQELSGEITTLKSQVVGKHTSKS, encoded by the coding sequence ATGCAAGAACCAGAATTTAAAGAAACCCAGTCTAAAGAAACAACCATACCCGAAATTAACACCCAAACCGGGAATTTGACCAAACTTCAGCCTCCTATGCAGCCTCAAGAAGAGTGGCTGAAATACGGACAACAGATTTCCGGTTTTCTGGGGACATTACCAGACTATGTAGGTAAATTCTTTGGTCAATATCAGCAACCTATTGTTAGTATTGGTTTAGTAGTGACAGCAGTAGTCACAGTTAAGGTACTATTGGCTGTATTAGATGCTCTTAATGATGTTCCTTTAGTAGCACCTACCTTTGAATTAATTGGTATTGGTTATTCTGTGTGGTTTGTCTATCGCTATTTACTCAAAGCCTCCAGCAGACAAGAGTTATCTGGGGAAATTACCACCCTCAAATCCCAAGTTGTGGGTAAGCACACTTCTAAATCTTAA
- a CDS encoding PEP-CTERM sorting domain-containing protein: MLTQIKNPLITIGITLASGISSIAISTPAYSINLVDLNTFNSIGDVSSNNTVIQSGPTNTVVTGGGANSLEQFLGINATNFATAIPDNQYGSAIKSTFNNINAGDVFSFNWNFTSADTDQAFVTINNNVQTLTGNSLYSYTFTSAGNYNIGIGVVDTWDSTGLSTLTLSNATIQSVPWETDALPVLSSTVLFGIGVWTKRKFNRHLQ; encoded by the coding sequence ATGTTAACTCAAATCAAAAACCCTTTGATCACCATCGGTATCACCCTAGCCTCTGGTATCAGTTCCATAGCAATCTCTACTCCTGCTTACTCTATTAACTTAGTTGATTTAAACACCTTTAACTCCATTGGAGATGTTAGTAGTAACAACACAGTTATTCAATCAGGTCCAACAAATACCGTTGTTACTGGTGGTGGTGCTAATAGTTTAGAGCAATTTTTGGGTATCAATGCGACCAATTTTGCAACTGCTATTCCAGACAATCAATATGGTTCAGCCATTAAAAGTACCTTTAATAACATCAATGCTGGAGATGTGTTTAGCTTCAACTGGAATTTCACAAGTGCAGATACAGATCAAGCTTTTGTAACGATTAACAATAATGTTCAAACCTTAACGGGTAATAGTCTTTATAGCTATACCTTCACTTCTGCGGGAAATTATAACATCGGTATTGGAGTTGTTGATACTTGGGATTCAACAGGTCTATCAACTCTCACCCTAAGTAATGCCACAATTCAGTCCGTTCCTTGGGAAACTGATGCTTTACCAGTATTAAGTAGTACAGTTCTTTTTGGTATTGGTGTTTGGACAAAACGTAAATTCAATAGACATCTCCAATAA
- the pcrA gene encoding DNA helicase PcrA, which translates to MTTNIDFLSHLNPSQRQAVEHHCGPLLVVAGAGSGKTRALTYRIANLILKHGVNPENILAVTFTNKAAREMKDRIQRIFAEQLAISQHGKKFDLLTEYQQSLLKSEVYRTKIKDMWCGTFHSLFSRILRFDIEKYQDEKGRKWDKNFSIFDESDVQSVIKEIVTKDLNLDSKKFEPKSVRYAISNAKNQGFSPQQFESEQPNYRGRIIADVYNRYQDKLSQNNALDFDDLILIPTRLFQQNEKVLSYWYRKFCHILVDEYQDTNRTQYDLIQLLVTNGESRKSEWKWQNRSVFVVGDADQSIYSFRMADFTILLEFQENFGDGLADDDTRSMVKLEENYRSCENILQAANELIENNTQRIDKILKATREPGEAIYCHKADEEMAEAAFVINQIRNLENQHPELNWGNFAILYRTNAQSRPFEELLVKYQIPYTVVGGMKFYDRKEIKDAVAYLRAINNPADTVSLLRVINTPRRGIGKATVDALVNASQQLGTTLWEILSDETSVNTLAGRSAKAVNNFAAMIYNRQEQIKVVPGSEILQGILEDSGYIKELQDQGTDESDNRISNVNELHNAMLQFQEENAGEDISLQAFLQSAALSSDLDNLKEGQTAVSLMTLHASKGLEFPVVFLVGLEQGLFPGYRSLQDPSLLEEERRLCYVGITRAQERLFLSHARERRLYGSREPAMRSQFLDEIPAELLTTQNKVTRSSTKTTSATPSKQSTSGIWQVGDRVLHKSFGLGEITHIFGEGNKVSVAIKFLSLGQKIVDPRVAQLQKV; encoded by the coding sequence ATGACCACAAATATTGATTTCCTGAGTCATCTTAACCCTAGTCAACGTCAAGCCGTAGAACACCACTGCGGACCATTGTTGGTGGTTGCTGGTGCTGGTTCGGGTAAAACCCGGGCGCTTACTTATCGCATTGCTAATTTGATTCTTAAACATGGTGTTAATCCCGAAAATATCCTCGCGGTGACGTTTACTAACAAAGCCGCTAGGGAAATGAAGGACAGAATTCAAAGGATATTTGCTGAACAATTAGCCATATCGCAACATGGTAAAAAGTTTGATTTGCTGACAGAATATCAACAAAGCTTACTAAAATCAGAGGTTTACCGCACTAAAATTAAAGATATGTGGTGTGGAACTTTTCACAGTTTATTTTCACGGATTCTGCGATTTGATATCGAAAAATATCAAGATGAGAAAGGCAGAAAATGGGATAAAAACTTTTCTATCTTTGATGAATCCGATGTGCAAAGTGTAATTAAAGAAATAGTTACTAAAGATTTAAATTTAGATAGTAAGAAATTTGAACCCAAGTCTGTACGCTACGCCATTAGTAATGCTAAAAACCAAGGATTCTCTCCCCAACAATTTGAAAGTGAACAGCCCAATTATCGCGGTAGAATCATAGCTGATGTCTATAATCGCTATCAGGATAAACTTTCCCAAAATAACGCTTTAGATTTTGATGATTTAATTTTAATTCCGACGAGATTATTTCAACAAAATGAAAAAGTTCTAAGTTATTGGTATCGGAAATTTTGTCATATTCTAGTTGATGAATATCAAGATACCAACAGGACTCAATATGATTTAATTCAGCTTTTGGTGACAAATGGAGAAAGCCGTAAAAGTGAATGGAAATGGCAAAATCGGTCTGTGTTTGTGGTTGGTGATGCTGACCAGTCAATTTATAGTTTTAGAATGGCAGATTTTACGATTTTGCTAGAATTTCAGGAAAATTTTGGCGATGGTTTGGCAGATGATGATACTCGTTCTATGGTGAAATTAGAAGAGAATTATCGTTCTTGTGAAAATATTCTCCAAGCTGCTAATGAATTAATTGAAAATAACACTCAACGCATTGATAAAATTCTCAAAGCCACAAGAGAACCAGGGGAAGCAATTTATTGTCATAAAGCTGATGAAGAAATGGCAGAAGCGGCTTTTGTGATTAACCAAATTAGAAATTTAGAAAATCAACACCCGGAATTAAATTGGGGTAACTTTGCAATTTTATATCGAACTAATGCCCAATCTCGACCTTTTGAAGAATTATTAGTAAAATATCAAATTCCTTATACGGTTGTGGGAGGAATGAAATTTTATGATCGTAAAGAAATTAAGGATGCTGTGGCATATTTAAGGGCAATTAATAACCCTGCTGATACTGTAAGTTTATTACGGGTGATTAACACACCGCGCAGGGGCATTGGTAAGGCTACTGTGGATGCTTTGGTGAATGCTTCCCAGCAATTAGGAACAACTTTATGGGAAATATTAAGTGATGAAACATCTGTAAATACTTTAGCAGGACGTTCGGCGAAAGCTGTAAATAATTTTGCAGCCATGATTTACAATCGTCAAGAACAAATCAAAGTAGTTCCCGGTTCAGAGATATTACAAGGGATTTTAGAAGATTCTGGTTATATCAAAGAATTACAAGATCAAGGGACAGATGAATCTGATAATAGAATCAGTAACGTCAATGAATTGCATAATGCTATGTTGCAATTTCAAGAAGAAAATGCTGGAGAAGATATTTCTTTACAGGCATTTTTACAAAGTGCGGCTTTGAGTTCTGATTTAGATAATTTAAAAGAAGGACAAACAGCGGTTTCGTTAATGACTTTACACGCTTCTAAAGGGTTGGAGTTTCCGGTTGTCTTTTTGGTGGGTTTAGAACAGGGGCTTTTTCCGGGTTATCGTTCCTTACAAGATCCTTCATTGTTAGAAGAGGAACGACGTTTATGTTATGTTGGTATTACTCGCGCTCAAGAACGTTTATTCTTATCCCATGCCAGAGAAAGGCGTTTATATGGGTCTAGAGAACCGGCAATGCGATCGCAATTTCTCGATGAAATACCAGCAGAATTACTGACTACCCAAAATAAAGTTACCCGGAGTTCTACTAAAACTACCTCTGCAACTCCTAGTAAACAAAGCACTTCTGGAATTTGGCAAGTCGGTGACAGAGTATTGCATAAGTCCTTTGGGCTTGGGGAAATTACCCACATTTTCGGAGAAGGGAATAAGGTTTCTGTAGCGATTAAATTCCTGAGTTTAGGACAAAAAATAGTAGACCCCAGAGTAGCGCAATTACAAAAAGTTTAA